A single Brassica rapa cultivar Chiifu-401-42 chromosome A04, CAAS_Brap_v3.01, whole genome shotgun sequence DNA region contains:
- the LOC108871580 gene encoding uncharacterized protein LOC108871580, producing MCQLERYFPPSLFDIMFHLPLHLAREARLGGPVHFRWMYPFERYMKTLKAFVKNFARPEACMAEGYLAGECLAFCMEFLQKSVPVEEAMTRNEDVETTQNVLEGRTLHKATEVSLTDKERDVAHRYILMNTAVIDPYVQMHLEELQNSDVRCAKNETILWKYHTERFSQWIKEKIPNNSKDHSQRLRWLAFGPRNIAHTYKGFVVNGYRYHTDDMQRKTQNSGVAYEAFSMCRASAKDSRQQADIVTYYGVIKEIILLDYHMFQVPLFRCSWAHKGRGLKEEDGFTLVNLHMNQSTFANDPYIMPAQAKQVFYSREEDSSPWYVVMRAPPRGYHELETEEEICSATLAVQPEDDMGDQSSDDESFCVRNDCEGQLIYE from the exons ATGTGTCAGCTAGAGAGATACTTTCCTCCATCTCTGTTTGATATCATGTTTCATCTTCCACTCCATCTAGCAAGAGAAGCACGCTTGGGTGGCCCTGTACACTTCAGGTGGATGTATCCCTTTGAGAG GTATATGAAGACACTAAAAGCTTTTGTCAAGAATTTTGCAAGACCAGAAGCTTGTATGGCCGAGGGTTATTTGGCTGGTGAATGCCTTGCATTTTGTATGGAGTTCCTGCAGAAATCCGTTCCAGTTGAAGAAGCAATGACAAGAAACGAAGATGTTGAGACGACTCAGAATGTTCTTGAAGGCCGAACGCTGCATAAAGCAACAGAAGTGAGTCTTACTGACAAAGAGAGAGATGTTGCTCACCGGTATATCCTCATGAATACTGCAGTGATCGACCCTTATGTTCA GATGCATTTAGAAGAACTTCAAAATTCGGATGTAAGATGTGCAAAAAATGAAACCATCTTATGGAAGTATCATACAGAAAGGTTTTCACAGTGGATTAAAGAGAAG ATACCAAATAACTCCAAGGACCATTCGCAAAGGCTGAGATGGCTTGCTTTTGGACCAAGAAATATTGCTCACACCTACAAGGGATTTGTAGTTAATGGCTATCGATACCATACAGACGATATGCAGAGGAAGACACAGAACAGTGGAGTAGCATATGAAGCCTTTTCGATGTGCAGAGCTAGTGCCAAAGATTCGAGGCAACAGGCTGATATAGTAACATACTATGGCGTGATAAAGGAGATCATTTTGCTTGACTATCACATGTTTCAAGTGCCTCTGTTTAGGTGCAGTTGGGCTCATAAAGGTAGAGGACTTAAAGAGGAAGACGGTTTCACACTAGTGAATCTCCATATGAACCAGTCAACATTTGCAAACGATCCGTACATTATGCCTGCGCAAGCTAAACAAGTGTTCTATTCTAGAGAGGAAGATAGCTCTCCTTGGTATGTAGTGATGAGAGCACCACCACGAGGGTATCATGAGTTAGAGACAGAAGAAGAGATTTGTTCTGCAACGTTAGCAGTCCAGCCTGAAGACGATATGGGAGATCAATCATCCGATGACGAGAGTTTCTGTGTTAGGAATGACTGTGAGGGTCAactaatatatgaataa